The Streptomyces sp. NBC_01275 genome has a segment encoding these proteins:
- a CDS encoding AAA family ATPase, translated as MTAPDLTPEDDLHTVLRHERAHHDTCRAALAAMVEGADLQVVTGVDVSASGAGAEVLGYRLRSQAKALHELPEGPLFFGRLDFVRGTGGAHDGLGYHVGRLRISEHPAAPPLVVDWRAPVSRAFYQASARDPQGVAVRRRFGWAQGSRGDSADLTGLEDEHLDGLDGLDGLDGLDGLDGGETSAPASAVTVPPGVGASAIVTREIERPRVGPMRDIAATIQPEQDDLVRGELAESVCVQGAPGTGKTAVGLHRAAYLLYTHPRRIQRAGLLILGPNRTFLSYIAEVLPALGETGVRQATLHDEIARHPVTGADPDRTAAVKHDARMAEVLRRALYGRVRVTPDRAEDLCLPDGSYRWRIAGDALTELVRGVLAEEPPYEIGRERVRSRIVRRIQHQAERRSGPRPGSWLRRIERARAVSACVEAMWPRTTPEEVLAELLTDAKSLTHAAEGLLSADEQQALHWPRPPRSPKSARWSAADLVLLDEIAGLLDHPQGYGHVVVDEAQDLSPMECRAIARRVPFGSLTVLGDLAQGTTPWAASSWPTLMTHLGKPDATIVSLTTGFRVPTEILALAARVLDRLDADVPRPRSLRRDGSLRIRRADGDLPAAVVSAVRDALVHEGSIGVVAADADTPRLHRTLTDSGLTPSPRVTVVPATLAKGLEYDHVVAVEPTAIAESDPRGLNRLYVTLTRAVSRLEVVHDRELPW; from the coding sequence ATGACGGCACCCGACCTCACCCCCGAGGACGACCTCCACACCGTCCTCCGCCACGAACGCGCCCACCACGACACCTGCCGTGCCGCCCTCGCCGCCATGGTCGAGGGCGCCGACCTCCAGGTGGTCACCGGCGTGGACGTCTCCGCCTCCGGCGCCGGCGCCGAAGTCCTCGGGTACCGGCTGCGCAGCCAGGCCAAGGCTCTGCACGAACTGCCCGAGGGCCCCTTGTTCTTCGGCCGGCTGGACTTCGTCCGGGGAACGGGCGGCGCACACGACGGACTCGGCTACCACGTCGGCCGGCTCCGCATCAGCGAGCACCCCGCCGCGCCGCCCCTTGTCGTCGACTGGCGCGCCCCCGTCTCCCGCGCCTTCTACCAGGCGAGCGCCCGCGACCCCCAGGGCGTCGCCGTCCGCCGCCGCTTCGGCTGGGCACAGGGCAGCCGAGGGGACTCCGCCGACCTCACGGGCTTGGAGGACGAGCACCTGGACGGACTGGACGGACTGGACGGACTGGACGGACTGGACGGACTGGACGGGGGTGAGACTTCCGCTCCGGCGTCTGCGGTGACTGTTCCTCCCGGTGTCGGCGCCAGTGCCATCGTGACGCGAGAGATCGAACGCCCCAGAGTGGGCCCGATGCGGGACATCGCGGCGACGATCCAGCCCGAGCAGGACGACCTGGTCCGGGGCGAACTCGCCGAGTCGGTGTGCGTGCAGGGCGCGCCCGGCACCGGCAAGACCGCCGTGGGCCTGCACCGGGCCGCCTACCTCCTCTACACCCACCCCCGCCGCATCCAACGCGCCGGCCTGCTGATCCTCGGCCCCAACCGCACGTTCCTCTCCTACATCGCGGAGGTCCTGCCCGCCCTGGGCGAGACGGGCGTACGGCAGGCGACGCTGCACGACGAGATCGCCCGCCACCCGGTGACCGGAGCGGACCCCGACCGGACGGCCGCCGTCAAGCACGACGCCCGGATGGCGGAGGTGCTGCGCAGGGCGCTGTACGGACGGGTGCGGGTGACGCCCGACCGGGCCGAGGACCTCTGCCTCCCGGACGGTTCGTACCGCTGGCGGATCGCGGGCGATGCGCTGACCGAGCTGGTGCGCGGAGTGCTCGCCGAGGAGCCGCCGTACGAGATCGGGCGGGAGCGGGTGCGCAGCCGGATCGTCCGCCGGATCCAGCACCAGGCCGAACGGCGCAGCGGACCGCGCCCCGGTTCCTGGCTGCGCAGGATCGAACGGGCGCGGGCGGTGAGCGCGTGCGTGGAGGCGATGTGGCCGAGAACGACCCCGGAGGAGGTGCTGGCCGAACTCCTCACCGACGCGAAGTCGCTGACGCACGCGGCGGAAGGCCTGTTGAGCGCGGACGAACAACAGGCTCTGCACTGGCCGCGCCCGCCCCGCTCGCCGAAGTCCGCCCGCTGGTCGGCCGCCGACCTGGTCCTCCTCGACGAGATCGCCGGCCTCCTGGACCACCCCCAGGGGTACGGCCATGTCGTCGTCGACGAGGCGCAGGACCTCTCCCCGATGGAGTGCCGGGCCATCGCCCGCCGGGTCCCCTTCGGCTCGCTCACGGTCCTCGGCGACCTGGCCCAGGGGACCACTCCTTGGGCGGCGAGCTCCTGGCCGACGCTGATGACCCACCTGGGCAAGCCGGACGCGACGATCGTCTCCCTGACCACGGGCTTCCGCGTCCCGACCGAGATCCTCGCCCTCGCGGCCCGCGTCCTCGACCGCCTGGACGCCGACGTGCCCCGCCCCCGTTCCCTACGCCGGGACGGCTCCCTCCGGATCCGCCGAGCCGACGGCGACCTGCCGGCCGCGGTCGTCTCCGCCGTACGCGACGCACTCGTCCACGAGGGCTCGATCGGCGTCGTCGCGGCCGACGCCGACACCCCCCGCCTCCACCGGACCCTCACCGACTCCGGCCTCACCCCGTCCCCCCGGGTCACCGTCGTCCCCGCGACCCTGGCCAAGGGCCTGGAATACGACCACGTGGTCGCCGTAGAACCGACGGCCATCGCCGAATCCGACCCACGAGGCCTGAACCGCCTCTACGTCACCCTGACCCGCGCGGTCTCCCGACTGGAGGTGGTGCACGACCGGGAGTTGCCCTGGTGA
- a CDS encoding TetR/AcrR family transcriptional regulator, producing MSETGLRERKRRRMYQDVSDIAVRLFIERGFDAVSVAEVAAAAEISKPTLFRYFPAKEDLVLHRLADHEREAAEAVAAARAEGVAPLAALRRNFLDGLAASDPVTGVNDHPAVRAFHTLVYSTPSLVARLFAYLERSEAALADALLDSLPNALEARLAAGQIIAVRRILAEENWRRIAEGERLDDVREEAVAAAERAFAALGAGLPELA from the coding sequence ATGAGCGAGACGGGGTTGCGTGAGCGCAAGAGGCGGCGGATGTACCAGGACGTGTCGGACATCGCCGTACGGCTCTTCATCGAGCGGGGCTTCGACGCGGTGTCCGTCGCCGAGGTGGCCGCCGCGGCGGAGATCTCCAAGCCGACCCTGTTCCGGTACTTCCCGGCCAAGGAGGACCTCGTCCTGCACCGGCTCGCCGACCATGAGCGGGAGGCGGCGGAGGCGGTCGCCGCGGCGCGGGCCGAGGGAGTCGCGCCGCTCGCCGCCCTGCGCCGGAACTTCCTCGACGGCCTGGCCGCCTCCGACCCCGTCACCGGCGTCAACGACCACCCGGCTGTCCGCGCCTTCCACACCCTCGTCTACAGCACGCCCTCGCTGGTCGCCCGTCTCTTCGCCTACCTGGAACGCTCGGAGGCGGCGCTGGCGGACGCCCTCCTCGACAGCCTGCCGAACGCCCTGGAGGCCAGGCTGGCCGCAGGCCAGATCATCGCCGTCCGGCGGATCCTCGCCGAGGAGAACTGGCGGCGGATCGCGGAGGGGGAGCGGCTGGACGATGTACGGGAGGAGGCGGTGGCGGCGGCGGAGCGGGCGTTCGCGGCGCTGGGGGCGGGGCTTCCGGAGCTGGCCTAG